A portion of the Trichomycterus rosablanca isolate fTriRos1 chromosome 17, fTriRos1.hap1, whole genome shotgun sequence genome contains these proteins:
- the palm1a gene encoding paralemmin 1a has translation MSEALSQQERLQAIAEKRKKQTEIENKRRQLEDDRRQLQHLKSKALRERWLLDGTPSAGSEEDEAKRQLYEDEAKTKELEEAILGLEQELEELETGVSAISTKENLSDVAEQVETKISDKQVSQIVEDSVKVVHEVREIDGAVTNGVHQLSSSEVEELIHKADEASMSVISNTSPKRALEQATNPPTGAEPAGVTPSPASIKEITGVEAKPSVTAPQMNVNDASAEKPVTMVFMGYQDVEDADETKKVLGLESTTIKAELVVIEDGENKTKAQEDQAPPNGGPAEPAEAQDEKADKEEAEPEAAAIEVKSKEKQPCKCCSIM, from the exons ATGTCTGAGGCGTTGTCACAGCAGGAGAGGCTCCAGGCAATAGCA GAGAAGAGGAAGAAACAAACAGAGATAGAGAACAAAAGACGGCAGCTGGAGGATGACCGCAGACAACTGCAGCACCTCAAG TCGAAGGCATTAAGAGAGAGATGGCTGCTGGATGGAACTCCATCTGCTGGCTCAGAGGAAGATGAAGCAAAGAGACAGCTTTACGAAGACGAAgcaaaaactaaagaactggAGGAGGCTATTCTCGG ACTGGAACAGGAACTGGAGGAGTTGGAGACAGGTGTGTCTGCAATATCTACCAAAGAAAACCTGTCAGACGTGGCAGAGCAAGTGGAAACCAAGATTTCAGACAAGCAG gTCTCTCAGATTGTGGAAGACTCAGTGAAAG tggtGCATGAGGTGCGTGAGATAGATGGCGCAGTAACCAACGGCGTTCATCAGCTCAGCTCGTCCGAGGTAGAGGAGCTCATCCACAAGGCCGACGAAGCCTCCATGAGTGTTATCAGCAACACCTCGCCCAAACGAGCATTAGAGCAAGCCACGAATCCCCCAACCGGAGCAGAGCCGGCTGGAGTCACCCCTTCCCCTGCATCCATCAAGGAGATCACTGGGGTAGAGGCCAAACCGTCAGTGACCGCACCCCAGATGAATGTGAATGATGCCAGTGCGGAGAAACCAGTCACCATGGTGTTCATGGGCTACCAGGATGTAGAGGATGCTGATGAAACAAAGAAAGTTCTGGGGCTTGAAAGCACCACGATCAAAGCTGAGCTGGTGGTCATCGAGGACGGAGAAAACAAAACCAAGGCCCAGGAAGATCAGGCACCGCCTAACGGAGGCCCAGCTGAGCCAGCAGAAGCCCAGGATGAGAAAGCAGATAAAGAAGAGGCTGAACCTGAAGCTGCCGCCATTGAAGTTAAAAGCAAAGAGAAGCAGCCTTGTAAATGCTGTTCCATTATGTGA